GCTGACCCGGCAGCCGCCAATACGGTACTCGTCGATGTGCCTGCCGGCTCGCTGCAGTCGGCGATCAACGTCCTCTCTCGGCAGTTGCGTATTTCGGTGGCGGTCCAGGGGCGACTCCCCGATCTGCGTACTCCTGCCGTGCGCGGGCGGATGGAGCCTCAGACCGCGCTTGATCGGCTTCTGTCCGGCTCGGACTGGCGGGCCCGCCGGGTTGCGCCCACACTATGGCAGTTAGTGCGGCAGCGCCCTGTGCCCAAGGTAGTGGCGCCCCGACCGTCCCCACCGCCGCCTCCTCCTCCACTGCCCCCTCCAGTTGACATCGTCGTGACAGCGCTGAAGCGCGACCTCCGGCTCTCGGATGCGCCGGTCTCGATCTCAGTTCTGGGCGGTAAGCGCTTCGCCGGCGCATCGAGTGCGCGCGGCTCGAGCGATATCGCCGAGGAAGCCGGCAGCGTCTTTTCGACCCATCTGGGCCCAGGGCGCGAACGCCTGTTCCTGCGCGGTGTGGCCGACAGTCCGTTCAATGGTCCCACGCAGTCCACCGTCGGCCTGTTTCTCGACGATGCCCGGATCAACTTCGCACTGCCTGACCCCGACCTGCGCCTGGTCGATATCGACCGGGTGGAAGTGATTCGGGGACCACAAGGAACGCTTTACGGAGCGGGGGCGCTCGGCGGGATCGTGCGCATCGTCACCAATCGACCGCAATTGGACCGCACCGCCGGCTCGATAGCTCTCGAAGCGTCGGACGTCGCCCATGGCGGCATGGGTGGCGCAGGCGAAGCCTGGGTGAATATCCCCTTGGTGAAGGACACGCTCGGCCTGCGGGCAGTTGGCTATGCCGAGCAGGAGGGAGGCTGGATCGATCATCCAGCTCTTGGCCGAACCAATACCAACAGTTCGCATATGGAAGGAGGGCGCCTAAATCTCCGCTGGAAGCCTGGCCCTGACTGGACCATCGACTTGTCGATCGTAAAGCAGAACCTGAAGACCCGCGATGCGCAGTATGCGACGCAAGGAATGGCCCGCGTCTCCCGGATACTGGAGCCCAGCGAAAACGACTTCACGCTTGTCCGGATCGAAGCCAGCGGGCCGATCGGCGGGCTGGATTTCCTGTCATCCACGACGATCGAAAACAACCGCGTGGTCAGCCACTACGATGCCGGCAGCACGGGGAGCACGAAGTCCGCAGCTGAAGCGACTTTCTATGACGAGACGCGGCGCGTCTATCTGATCAGCCAGGAATTTCGCCTGAGCCGAGCGCAAGGGCGGTTTCACTGGTTGGCCGGCGTTTCGGTCATAGATGCCATCAACGTCACTCAGGGCCTGTTCGTAGCGCCGTCGACCGCTCCCGTCGCCAGTCGCATCCAGGCCAATCTCAATTTGCAGGCTTCGGCGTATGCAGAGGGTACACTGGCCTTGAACTCGGTGCTGGACCTCACTGCCGGCCTGAGAGCCTACGTTTCCAACATCTGGGATGATCCGCGTGCGACCACGGGACCGTCTATAGACCAGAACGGCTTTTCCCCCAGCCTTTCGTTGTCGTGGCGCCCCCGTGATGGCGCCTTGGTCTGGCTGCGATATGGTACGGCAGTGCGCGCGGGAGGCCGCAGCCTGGATGCGGCCGGAGAGCTGACGACGTTTCAGGCAGACAGGCTGCAGGACGTTGAACTGGGGAGCCGGATGTCACTGCTCGACGGCCATCTCGATCTTGATCTCTCCGCCTTCGCCTTGCGCTGGAGCAATGTCCAGAGCGACCGCGTCGGCCTCGATGGCCTGGTGGTCACGACCAACATCGGCGATGCCCGCAATCTCGGCGTGGAATTCGGATCCAAGGGGCATTGGGGGGGCTTTGGTCTCGACGTGTCGTTGATCAGGCAGCACGGGCGCTTGCGTTCCGGTCTCATCGAGGATGACGATCTACGCCTGCCCGTGCTACCGGACAGGTCCGCCAAGGCAAGGCTGAGTTGGGACGGAAAGATCGGAAGCTGGAATCTGGGAGCATACCTGTCCGCGAGTTATTCGGGGAGCTCGCGTCTGGGGTATGATCCCACCCGTCCGCTTGACATGCCCTCGCTGTGGATGCTCGGCTCAGGGATGATGGCCGGCCGCGATGGCTGGCGTCTCGTAGCAAGCGTTTCCAACCTCCTGGATAGTAGCCGGAACACATTTGCCTTCGGTAATCCCTTTACTTATCGAACCCAGCCGCAGCGCACGCCGCCCAGACCGCGCACGCTGATGATCCGGATCGAGCGCAGCTTCTGAGCGCCTGGCCCTATCGGCACAGCACCTCAGGAGACAGGGAGCATCACGTCGAAGCGGGCTCCAGGACCATCGCTGCGGTTTTCAGCCGTGATGCGCCCACCATGGGCTTCCACTAGCCGAGCCGACAGCGCCAGACCCATTCCGGTGCCGAAACATCCCGGACGCCTGATCGTGGCTTCCGACTGCCAGAACGGAGCGAACAAGCTCTCTTTATCTTCAGGGGCAAAGCCCGGCCCCTCGTCGAGCACACTGATCACTACATCGCCTCGCTGGACGGTGATCCTGACCAGGACTTGGCCACCGGCAACCGAATGTTTTGCCGCGTTGGTGACCAGATTAGTCACGATCTGCGTGAGCCGCACTGGATCGGCATAGAGAACGACGGGGGCATAGTCCTCGACGATCGTCACATCGTGGCGCGCGAGCAGCGGTTTCAGGTCGGCCACCACCCCGCCCACGATCTCGCAGAGATCGACGCTGCGGCGGTTCATCGTGATGCGACCGAGCTCGTATTGGGCCAGGGTATCGAGATCGTTGACGATGGCTAGCACATGCTCGACCTGACGCAGGAGGCGCGACGTTTCACCGACATCAGGATTGATGACGCCGTCCTCGATACCATGCAATCGCCCTTTGAGGATGGTCAGCGGCGTGCGCAGCTCATGGGTCACACCTGCCGTTATCATCATGCGCCGATCGCGTGTATGCGCCGCCTCGGAGGTCTTTTGCGTTGCCACGGCTTTTCTTTTAAGCCGCAGCCACCGGACCACTACACGCACGGCATCCAGGACCAGCCGATTGTGAACGACGGATCCCAAAGCGATCAGCGTTGCCGCCAGCCACCGGTTGCCCTGCTCTTTGCACGCGCCCTCACCGGTTCCAGACCCGCGCTGCGCCGGATGAACGGCATCTGGTACCGACATTGCGCTCCAGGCAGGAAGGAAAACGGGCAGACGGGCGCTTCGCTGCAGACGGGCGCCTGTCTGCGAATACCGCAGCGAGACAGCAATCTGAGCACCACTACTGCCGCTTGTAGGGCCGCCGAATGTCAATAGCGATGAAGGTTTCATGCCTGTTCCGTCACGAAAGAGTGTCTTTCCAAGCGGGAGACGGCCCGGCAGCGTTCTCACCCTACCTTCACTTGATCGATAACTTATTCCGCTCGTCGCGCTTCCGATTTGACCGCGCGGTGCCAGCAGCGCGGTTTCTCCACGATTCCTCCATCGATCGCGTCCATATGGGGCGCGAGGTGGAAGAATGACGTCGAAGATTCTGGTGGTGGAAGACGAGCGGGAGATCGCCGAACTTCTGGTTGCGTACATCGAGCGGGCAGGAATGCAGGCATTGAGGGCCTCCTCGGTCAACGAGGCGGTGATGACCCATCACCAGGGTGGGCCGGATCTGGTGCTCCTGGATATCGGCCTGCCCGGCGGCGACGGACTGGACGTTCTTGCCGCAATCAGGCGCCGCACGGACACGCCGGTCATTATGCTGACGGCCGTCGACGACGACGTCTCCAAGCTATCGTCCTTTCGCATCGGCGCCGACGATTATGTCATCAAGCCTTTCAATCCTTCGGAGGTAATCGAGCGCATCCGCGCCGTTCTGCGCCGCGCGAATGGTGAGCGCGAACCCAAGCGGCTGACGATCGGACCGCTAGAGATCGACCTTGAGGCCAGGGTTGTTAGCTGTGCAGGCGAGGATGCCATCTCCGTACGTCTCAACCTGACGCCGACCGAGTTCGCCATTCTCGCGCATATGGCACGCTATCCGCGCCGCGCGTTCACCCGCGCCGAATTGTTGGAGGCGGCAGCGCCGGGCAGCGAAGCCTACGACCGCGTCATTGACAGTCACCTCTCCAAACTGCGCCAGAAGCTGGTAGTAGCCGGCTGCGCGGACATTATCGAGCCAGTACGGGGTGTAGGGTATCGCCTTTGGCTGGAAGGGTAATGCGACAAGACCGCCATATCTTCGCAGCCGCCCTCGCCCACGAACTGCGAACCCCGCTGACGATCCTGAAAGGGAGGCTTCATGCGCTGGACGATGCGGTGATGGTGCCATCTACGGGGGAATGCGCCCGTCTGCTGCAACTCGTCGATCAGGTCCTGCGCAGCGTCGAGGAAGTCAGCCTGTTCACCCGGGCCCACTCGGGCGAAATATCATTGGACGTCCGGCCTATTGATCTGGCGCTTGTCGTGGAGCGTGCCATTGCGGATGTGCAGCCGATCGCGCAGGCGGCCGCCGTGGAAATTGTAGGGAACACGAGAACGGCGCGGGGACGGGGAGACTTCGCGTGCCTTGTTCAGGCTGTCTCGATCCTGCTGCGACATCTTGTCGATTGCACGCCGTCAGGCGGGTGCCTGACTGTCGAAGTGGAAGTGTTCCCGCAGCCGGTACTGCGTATCACGGGCGCGGCGGATCAGCTTTTGCCCGGCGAAGACGAGGACCTGCTTATTCCCTTTTCGCCCGCCGACGGCAGGGCGGGCACAAAAATGACCTGCGCCATCGGCCCGGCTCTGGCGGCGGCGATCGTCGATGCTCACGGCGGAACACTTGCGATCACGGCTGCGACTGGAGGCGAGGGCCGTGTGCTGCAGCTGACCCTCGCCCCATAGCAATATCAGCCAGGTCGGCCTCGTCACCGATCCTGGTTGGCAATCTCGGAAGCATGAGACGTGTCATACCCAAGCGCAGCGTCCTCAAAATGGCCCGCTTCCTTCTTGAGCGCAGCGGAGACACGCTGCGCGAGACTTTTGCTCGCAGCGATGCTTTCACCCATCATGCGCACCGAACCCTTCACTTCCCGCTGCACAACCACGGTGCCTTGGGCGTCGGTAAATCGCAGGTCGGCCCGGATGAGCGTCTTGCCGGCTACCATGCCGACAACGGGCAACGCCCCACGTACTCCAGCATTGCCCTTCTTGTACTGCGTGACGTCCAGGTCGAGCATGGAAGCATCGTCATCGCTGCGTATGTCACCTTGCCGCCAGACGGTCTCGAACATGCTGCTCTTTCTCAATTGTACGACCAGTTCCTCGTAAGTCGCCGCTACAAAGGCTGGTGGCAGCTTACCGTTGGAACCGGGCAGGTTTATCCGAACGCTATGCTCGCGAGGGCGGTGACCCCGTGCCGCTAAGCGCACGCCATCAGGTCGCAGACTATCACCAAGGCGATCGTCCATAACCGACGCAGGCTGGATGCCCGCCTGGTCGAAGGCCTGAAGCACGCTTTGCCTGCTCGTCTTCGGCAAGAGCAGGACGGCGCCGTGAAATCCCTGGCGCTCATCGACGTAGAACAGTGTCAGTGTCTCCGCACCCGGCCTGATCATGCTGTAAATTTGCCCTGCCTGCGGCGCCATGCTCGCAACATTGCCTTTGACGCCGCGCATCAGCCCCTTGTTGGAGTGCTCCAGAGACATGCCGCGCACCGCATCCATGGGAATCACGCCATACGCCGTCTTGCCGGTGAAGCGGATGAGATCACCATCGATCTCCAGCCGCCCGGCCGTGCCTGCCGCCAAACCAGCGAAACCGATGATATTCACCGCACCTTCAACAACGACCGGTGCCGACATCATAGCTCCATGATGGAATGTACCGGTGTCGTCGCTCAAGACTTCGGCTCGCACTGCTTGTCCGGTAGAGCCTATCGTCAGGGCAGCAAAAACGAGCCAGTACGCCAGACGCGACGACCAGGCGTTATGGCGAAGACAATACATTTTCTTGCCTTACTGTTTCAGGCAGACACCGACGATCGCGCAAGTCCCGACGCTTAATGAAACCCGGGCGTGGCATTCGCGCACGGCCAAGCCTGCCAGTTTATTTGGAATGATTAGAGTACAAGGCGCGTAACTAGCAGTCCGACAAGTGCCGCCGCGCGCATTCACTATAGGCCGCATCGCGTTTGCGCATCTCTCGCCCGCGATTACGATCCGCTTCGTCCTGACTGGTGGTCGTCCAGTCGACCGTCTTGCTCACTGCTTTAACCGGCAATGTCGCCAGCCCGCACCCCGACAGAAAACATACCGAACCGGCAGCCAATCCTGCCGTCAGCGGCCACAGTAACGGTCGCCTGCAGGAGGGAGCTGGCGATCTTGACGTATTCCAGAATTCAGATCGTGAAGCCGATTCGATTGAAATTCTCGCAAGGTCCGCATGCATCGCTTTTTCCAGTCAGGTTGAAAACCGACCGTCTTCTTAAACACGGCATGTGGAGCAGCGATGGAGCAATCATCGCCAGCTGAACAAGCCTTGACCAAATGCTTCAGGGGCATTTCGATATCGAGGCGTCAACAGATGTTCGAACCGAAGGACTTCGTGCTACACACAGCGATCAGACAGCGCGGTGTCGTTTGCAACGTTTGTTTTCGTGGGAACCTGCCGCCAGATCGCTCCCGCCATCAATTGCAAAAACGGGGTCGAGGCGGAGCGCAATGCCTATCTGGCCGGCGGCATGCGACGAGCCACTAGGCTCAGGACTCACTGATTACAGCTAGAAGAGCACGGTGGCGGCGAGAGCGAGGGCCGAGAAGAAGACGGTTGGGCAGCGGTCGTAGCGGGTTGCGACGCGGCGCCAGTCCTTGAGGCGACCGAACATGATCTCAATGCGGTTGCGACGCTTGTATCGGTGCTTGTCGTATTTGACCGGCATGGAGCGGGATTTGCGGCCTGGAATGCACGGCTTGATGCCCTTTTGCTCAAGCGCGTCCCTGAACCATTCGGCGTCATAACCCCGATCGGCCAGCATCCACTTCGCCTTTGGCAGGTCGTCGAGCAGGGCCGCCGCGCCCGTGTAGTCGCTGATCTGGGCAGCCGTGATGAAGAAGCTCAAGGGACGGCCGTTGGCAACGGTGACGGCGTGAAGCTTGGTGTTCATGCCGCCCTTGGTCCGCCCGATCAGGCGCCCGAGGCCTCCTTTTTTACCCCAAGGCTGGAAGCCATGCGGTGAGCCTTGAGATAGGTCGCGTCGATCATGGTGGTCTGGGGTTCGGCCCTCTGGGCGGACAGGCCTTCCATCATCCGAGCAAACACACCCATCTCGCCCCACCGTTTCCAGCGGTTATACAATGTCTTGTGGGGCCCGTATTCCCTGGGAGCATCCAGCCAACGCAGGCCGTTCCGGTTGACAAAGATAATCCCGCTCAGGACCCGCCGGTCATCAACCCGTGGCTTTCCATGGCTCTTGGGAAAATACGGCGACAGACGCGCCATCTGCTCATCCCTCAGCCAATACAGGTCGCTCATACTCAGTCTCCTCGCGGAGCCTGAATCATATCGCCGCCTGCCAATCAATGGGTCCTGAGCCTAGGAAACTGGCAATTTGGGGACAGATTATAGGAAAATAGGGTCCGTCCGCGACCGTAAACTCGATTATCAGGCACGCATACTCGCTGAACGTTCCCAACCAGGGAAAGCGAACTACAGTCGCACCGACGCCTTGACACTGACGCAACGTCATCCCCCACAAACGTGGCATAGCGATTCGGAGCGAAGTCATGCGGACGGTCAAACAGGTAGCGAAAGCGTCGGGCGTCAGCGTTCGCGCCTTGCACCATTACGATCATATCGGACTACTGAAGCCCGACGTCGGTAAGAATGGATACCGCTATTACGGGCAGACGGAGATGATGCGCCTTCAGCACATTCTGTTCTACCGCGAACTTGGCTTGCCGCTTGCAGAGATCGCCCGCATCCTCGATGATCCCAATTTCGACACCCGCGCCGCGCTGCTCGATTTGCGCCGTCGCGTTGAAGAAGAGATCGCCCAGCGACGCGATCTGGCGCAGACGATCGACCGGACGCTAGCATCGCTCGATGCTGGCAAGGCGCTGGATGACTACCGCCTCTTCTATGGAGTGTCGGCTGAGAAACAGGTCCAATGGGAAGCGGAGATCGTGGCCCGTTTCGGCGATGTTGGTGATGCAGCGATACGCGATGCCAAGACGAGGATGGACGGCCTGTCACCGGCCCAACTGCTCGATTTCAAGGCGGAGATCAATGCCATTCACGCAGGCATAATCGCTCTGATCGAGGCAGGGGGCACCCCTTCCTCGGATGCGGCGCACGGATGGATCGGCCGACACTACCGCTGGGTATGTCGTTCATGGCTGCCCGATGCAGAGGCCTATGCCTCCTTGGGCCGGATGTACGCCGATCATGCGGATTTCCGATCGATGTACGATGCCCTGCATCCCCGCATGGCCGTCTTCATGGAACAGGCGATGGCCCACTACGCCCGGACCACTCTTCACGAGGGCGTTCGATGAACCGCCGCGCCCTCCTCGCTACCATGATTGTCGGAGTCACATGCATGACCGGGAGTAATCTACAGGCCGCCGCTCCGCAGGAGCGCGATGCGACCGTCACTGTGTCGGGTGTCGAGATCGCGGGCCGTTTCACGATGCCGCAGGGCACCGCACACGGCGCGGTCCTCCTCTTGCCTGGATCGCTCTACAGCGACGTGGACGGCAATTATCCGTCTATGAACGTACGGCCACACGCCTATGCCGACCTTGCGAGGCAACTCGGCGAGCGTGGTTTTGTCGTCCTGCGAATGGCCAAGATCGGACCTGGCACCGGCTCGCGCACGATCGATGCCGAGGCGGCGCGACGGCATATCGACTTTCTGACTCGGGTCGAGGTCGCACAGGCCGGGCTAGACCTACTGCGCCGTACCGTCCAGACGCGGCCGGTCATCGTCGCTGGGCATAGTGAGGGTTCCGTGGTCGCATCGCTGCTCGCAGCAGGCCGCGCTGGCACCGGGATAGATGGTGTCGTCAGCCTTTCCGGCCCCGCCCTGCCAATCCTGTCGATCCTCCGCGCGCAAGTCGCTGGCATGCCACCTCCCGACGTCGCGCCCGATATGACGATGTTCGATTGCACAGCGGCTGCCATCCGGGCAGGCGAGGCTCCCTCGGACGAGGCAAAGTCCGACCCGCAGACCGGCATGCTTGCATCCATGCCCGAACCTGGGCTCGCCTATTTGCGCAGCGCCGATCGGGTCGATCCGATTGTCGCGCTGGCACAAGTAAAAGCCCCGGTGTTGATCGTTCAAGGCGGCCGAGATGATTCCGTCCCGGCAGCGCACGCCGACATGCTGCGTGCCGGCAGGACTACCCAGCCAACGGAGGTCGCGACATTCCCGAACCTAACGCACTTCTACAAGGTCGCTCCTCCGGGCCTGACGCCGATGCAATCGATGGGCCTAAAAACGCAAAGCGATCCAGCCGTCGCTAACGTCATCGCCGAATGGGCCAGCCATCTGAGGCGGTAAATTTTCTCAATTGCCAGGTCATTGACGGATTTTGGGAAGGGTATCTGCTTTTTTCAAAATCCGATCCTTTGCAGGAAAGCGGCATTGAGCGACGACAATCAGGTGAAAGCCGCTATGTCGGGACCTGATGCAACCGGTCGTTCGCGTTTCGGTGTCGAAATGGCTTGAGTTGGTCGCCAACCGACAAAACAATTGCCGAAATCTGCAGCGAGCCTTGAATGCGAGATCATTAGCTACCAGCGTGCATCGGACGAACCGGCCTTTCGTAATGAATGGACCTTACCGCGAGAATGCCCCTGTGGCGCCAATAGGACTGGGGCCGAACTGGCCATGTATGGGGAACGACATCCCGCTTCCGGCATTTGTCATCCGTTAGGCTGCAAGGATCCAAACATTGAAGTCGGTGCTGATCGTCGAAGACGAAATTTTCATAGCGATGGAAATTGAACGCATACTCGAGGAAGCCGGCTATAGCGTGATTGCGATCGCCGCCGATCGCCAGGAGGCATTGCGCGCCGGCGACAAAGCCGATCTAGCGCTTATCGATCTCAATCTCCGCGATGGCCCGACGGGTCCCGTTATTGCGCGCGAACTTGCCGAGCAGTACGGCGTGCGCGTGGTTTACGTGACGGCCAATCCTGCCCAAATCGGCAATCCTGCCTCCACTGCGCTCGCTTGCATCCGCAAGCCATTCACGGACGATGCCATCCTGACAGCAGTTGCGGTCGCGGCGGGAGCGGAGAATGTCTCCCTCACCCACGAGGGCGTCATTGAACTACGGACCGCGATTTGATCGTCTCAGCATTGCGGAAAGCGGAACCTCAAAGCGAACCTCCAACCCCTGTTGCGACCAGGTGCGCTCCATCGTGCCGCCCATTTGCCGCATCACGCTCAGTTCGATAAGCTTGCTGCCGAAGCCGTAGTCGGAAGGTTCGTAGACCACAGCTCCTCCGCGCTCGATCCATACGATGCAGGCGTGATCGTTTTCGATCGTGCAGACAATCGACACGGAACCGTCAGTGGCTGCAAGTGCGCCGTACTTGGCCGCGTTCGTCGCCAACTCATGGAACGTCAAAGCCAGCGGCGTCGCGGAATGGTCATCGATGATCATCTCCTCGCCGCTGATGGTGACGCGTTCGGCATAGGCGGCTAACAGATCGGCCAGCATCCCCGACAGGCTGTTCGGTCGCTTCTCGGGTCGCGATGCTTCGCTGTGCGGCCTGACGAAGTCGTGGGCCCGCCCGAGCGCAAGGATGCGATTGCGCAGGTCACCAGCCACGTCCGCCAGTTCGGGGCGCTGGCGTGTCGAGAAACTGATGAGGCCGCTGATGACTGAGAAGATGTTCTTGATCCGATGGCTCAGTTCCTGCGCGACGATCTCGCGCTGAGCCTGGCTCATCTTGTGATCGTGAATGTCCGTGCACGTTCCGAACCACCGGGTAATAGCTCCGTTCCTGTCGCGGATCGGCAAGGCTCGCCCCAAGGTCCAACGGTACTCACCGCTGGCATCGCGGAGCCGGTATTCAATTTCATAGGGATCCCCGGTCTCCAGGCAATGGTGCCAAGCGCTCCATGCCCGGTCCTGATCGTCAGGATGAAACATGCCGTTCCACCCGGACCCATCGGTGGAGCCGGCCGGCATACCTGTGAATTCGTACCAACGCGCGTTGTAATAGTCGTGGAAACCGTCCGGACGGGTCGACCACACCATCTGCGGCATCGTATCGGCAAGAATGCGGAACTTGGATTCCTGCTCTCCAAGTTCCGCATTCTGGCGGCGACGGGATCGCCGCTCGGCAAGCTGAACCACGATAGTCGTCGCAAGCACCTGTAGGCCTTCACGCTAAACGGGAGTCAGATCGCTGCGCGGGCTCCGGTCGATTACGCACAAGGCACCAAGCTGAACGCCGTCTTCCGAGACCAGAGGCGCTCCGGCGTAGAACCGGATGCCGGGTTCCCCGACGACAAGTGCATTGTCGAGAAACCGAGGATCGCTCGCGGCGTCCGACACAATCATGATACCCTGCCCTTGCATCGTATGCACGCAGAACGATGTTTCTCGGGGCGTTTCCCGGGCATCCAGGCCGGTTTTGGCCGGAAACCATTGCCGGTCGCGCTCGACGAAGCTGACCAAGGCAATCGGCGTGTCACACAAATTGGCGGCAAAATCTGTCACCGACTTCAGCACAGGGTTGTCCTCGAGCCCTTCGAGATCGAATGCCTGAAGATCACCAAGCCGTTTCAGCTCTTCGTGCGTTTGGGCCGTGAGACTTAGTGCATATGACATTGTTTCAAGGGGCTTTCCGGCGCGACAGCGGGCACCGCTGACATCTGGCTTTGATATGGTTCTGCACCGAGCGATTTGCCGAACGATCAGAATTCTGGAATATACAAACGCGATGGCCGCTCCAGTGCGTTAGAGCGGCCATTCGCAGTGTGGATCAGATCTTGTCGCCAAGCGCGCCCTTCACGCTGCCCTTCACGTCCTGAGCCGTTCCCTTCAACTGCTGGGCCTTGCCCTCGGCTTCCAGCCTTTCGTTATCAGTTGCCTTGCCGACCGCTTCCTTCAGGTTGCCAGCGATCTTGTTTCCAGCGGCATTTGCCTTGTCCGTGAACTCACCCATGACGGCGTCCTTCCTTACCCGGGCTCAGAGCGTGGCCCTCACGGAGAACCCGGCCCGTTAGGTTAGGTTCCTAGGCTCTTTCGCTTCGCAATGGCCGAATGCGCAGCGCCATCTCGCAGGCCAACAAAGGCACACGACGTCAGGTCTGAGCAATGCTCGCGTTCGGACCTTAGTCCAGGGGGTCGGTTTGACTTTGCGCGCAATGGATCGCCCGTTTGGGCTAAGCATGGCCCGCCGAATCCGCTTGGGCACGAATGTCCGGCGTAGGACGGCACCCCGCCGCTTGAGGCGCTCCAATCGACGGCTCTCGGCTAAATCAGCCATGCATTGGACGGGGCCGAACGGCCGTACGTGGTCGGCACGAGCCCCAAGGTCATTCTTTCGAATCATCGTCAGCACGCGTTCTGCAGATGGCCAATTTGGCCAAAGGAGAACGACCATGGAGATGTCTGAAACCGAACTCAGCGCCGCCAAGCGCCCAGTTTGGAATGCCGGAAGGGCCGTGGGTGCAAAGCGGGCCCTGAAACCGAAACATATCTGGGAAATCCGCTTCTATCTCAACCAGCGCCGCCGCCTGCGAGATCGTGCACTGTTCGATCTGGCGATCGACAGCAAGCTTCGGGGCTGCGACCTGGTGCAGATGAAGGTCGGCGACCTTGTCAGCGGCGGGCAGATCCGAACACGGGCCATAGTCATGCAGCAGAAAACAGGCCGGCCAGTTCAATTCGAACTGCTGCCAGATGCTCGGGTGGCCCTGTCCGACGGGAAGACTGGAATGCACGGCACAGCCACAGGCACTGTCGAGCAAGGTGGCAGCATAGCCGCCGTGAACCGAGCCGATCGGATTGAACACCTTACGCGATGGTCAGCCTTCGAAGACCACGCGTCCTCGCTCCAATTCGACCAGCCAAAATTCAAGCGTTTCTCCGATCGGTGGATGGCGGTTTGCCACCATCAACGATGCCAGCTGGCCATGGCCATCAAGGTCGGCGAGATCCTGCGTCACGTTCATGTCGGTCTCCCTTATCCGGTGGCCTTCTCGGAGAGCCAGGCGCGCGTCTCCGCAAGCAGTTCGTCCGAGAGTGCCTGATTGTCCACCGCACGCGCCAACACGACCGCACCCACCATCGCCGACCATC
The DNA window shown above is from Novosphingobium sp. RL4 and carries:
- a CDS encoding alpha/beta hydrolase yields the protein MTGSNLQAAAPQERDATVTVSGVEIAGRFTMPQGTAHGAVLLLPGSLYSDVDGNYPSMNVRPHAYADLARQLGERGFVVLRMAKIGPGTGSRTIDAEAARRHIDFLTRVEVAQAGLDLLRRTVQTRPVIVAGHSEGSVVASLLAAGRAGTGIDGVVSLSGPALPILSILRAQVAGMPPPDVAPDMTMFDCTAAAIRAGEAPSDEAKSDPQTGMLASMPEPGLAYLRSADRVDPIVALAQVKAPVLIVQGGRDDSVPAAHADMLRAGRTTQPTEVATFPNLTHFYKVAPPGLTPMQSMGLKTQSDPAVANVIAEWASHLRR
- a CDS encoding response regulator — its product is MKSVLIVEDEIFIAMEIERILEEAGYSVIAIAADRQEALRAGDKADLALIDLNLRDGPTGPVIARELAEQYGVRVVYVTANPAQIGNPASTALACIRKPFTDDAILTAVAVAAGAENVSLTHEGVIELRTAI
- a CDS encoding CsbD family protein, with amino-acid sequence MGEFTDKANAAGNKIAGNLKEAVGKATDNERLEAEGKAQQLKGTAQDVKGSVKGALGDKI